From one Coffea eugenioides isolate CCC68of chromosome 11, Ceug_1.0, whole genome shotgun sequence genomic stretch:
- the LOC113752262 gene encoding pentatricopeptide repeat-containing protein At3g26782, mitochondrial-like — protein MTFLSKWRSISVRFYSTNLNLTTALFNKYVDRTNVYSWNSIIAELARNGDYIEALRAFLSMRKLSLKPNRSTFPCSIKSCSALCDLTSGKQAHQQALILGYNADIFVSSALVDMYAKCGDLDDARKVFDEIPHRNVVSWTSMITGYVQNERAHDALLLFKELLVEEAGESGVMWSSQAEKEVCYLDSVSMVSVLSACSRVSHKSITESVHGLAIKRGFEGELGVGNTLIDAYAKCGNVGFSRKVFDGMEEKDVVSWNSLIAVYAQLGFSTEAIQAFRSMVSDTDVDHNAMTLSTVLLACAHSGALQLGKCIHDQVIKMRFEDNIYVGTSIIDMYCKCGRVGMARKAFNRMKERNVRSWTAMIAGYGMHGQAREALDVFYEMNQMGVKPNYITFVSVLAACSHAGFLNEGWFWFRAMKDRFCIDPGVEHYSCMVDLLGRAGFLSRAYDLIREMKTPPDFVVWGSLLAACRMHKNVELGEIAARKLFELDPNNCGYYVSLSNIYAEAGRWDDVKRMRIYMQSHGLAKPPGFSLVELKGRAHVILVGDREHPEHQKTYAYLEELYVKLQEAGYVADTTSVLHDVENEEKGMALQVHSEKLAVAFGILNSVPGATIQVIKNLRICMDCHTTIRLISKIVEREIVVRDSKRFHHFRNGLCSCGDYW, from the coding sequence ATGACGTTTTTATCAAAATGGCGTTCCATTTCAGTTAGATTTTATTCAACCAATTTGAATCTCACAACCGCCTTATTCAACAAGTACGTTGACAGAACAAATGTCTATTCCTGGAACTCGATCATCGCCGAGTTGGCCCGGAATGGCGACTACATTGAAGCCCTCCGAGCCTTCTTATCCATGCGGAAACTCTCCCTCAAGCCCAATCGTTCTACTTTTCCATGTTCCATCAAATCTTGTTCTGCTTTATGCGATCTTACTTCAGGCAAACAAGCCCACCAACAAGCGTTGATCTTGGGGTACAATGCTGACATATTTGTTTCGTCTGCGCTCGTTGACATGTATGCCAAATGTGGGGACTTAGATGATGCGCGAAAGGTTTTCGACGAAATTCCCCATAGAAATGTGGTGTCCTGGACTTCAATGATAACTGGATACGTGCAAAATGAGCGTGCCCATGATGCATTATTGCTTTTTAAGGAGCTCCTGGTTGAAGAGGCGGGTGAGAGTGGCGTTATGTGGAGCAGCCAAGCGGAGAAGGAGGTGTGCTATCTTGATTCGGTTTCCATGGTTTCGGTTTTGTCTGCGTGTTCTCGTGTTTCGCATAAGAGTATTACGGAAAGTGTTCATGGGTTGGCAATAAAACGGGGTTTTGAAGGGGAGTTGGGTGTTGGCAATACCTTGATTGATGCCTATGCCAAGTGTGGAAATGTTGGATTTTCTCGGAAGGTGTTTGATGGAATGGAGGAAAAAGATGTAGTTTCTTGGAATTCGCTAATTGCAGTTTATGCACAACTTGGGTTCTCAACGGAGGCTATCCAAGCATTTCGTTCGATGGTGAGTGACACAGATGTTGATCATAATGCTATGACTTTGTCTACGGTGTTGCTGGCTTGTGCTCATTCTGGAGCGCTCCAGCTGGGCAAGTGCATACATGATCAGGTTATTAAGATGAGATTTGAGGATAATATATATGTGGGAACCTCAATCATTGACATGTATTGCAAGTGTGGGAGGGTTGGAATGGCAAGGAAAGCATTCAATCGAATGAAAGAAAGGAATGTGAGGTCATGGACTGCCATGATTGCTGGATATGGAATGCATGGACAAGCCAGAGAAGCTCTCGATGTCTTCTATGAGATGAATCAGATGGGGGTGAAACCAAACTACATAACTTTCGTGTCGGTATTAGCTGCTTGTAGTCATGCTGGCTTTCTAAATGAAGGATGGTTTTGGTTTAGAGCCATGAAAGACAGGTTTTGCATAGATCCAGGCGTGGAGCACTATAGTTGCATGGTTGATCTTCTGGGGCGTGCTGGTTTTCTTTCAAGGGCATATGATTTGATTAGGGAAATGAAGACTCCGCCCGATTTTGTTGTTTGGGGTTCTCTTCTCGCAGCATGCAGGATGCATAAGAATGTGGAGCTTGGGGAGATTGCAGCTAGGAAACTATTTGAATTAGACCCAAACAACTGTGGGTATTATGTCTCGCTGTCAAACATTTATGCTGAAGCTGGTAGGTGGGATGATGTGAAAAGGATGAGAATTTATATGCAAAGTCATGGATTGGCTAAACCACCTGGTTTCAGTCTGGTGGAACTAAAAGGTAGAGCTCATGTGATTCTAGTTGGGGACAGAGAACATCCTGAACATCAGAAGACATATGCATACTTGGAAGAACTATATGTGAAGCTGCAGGAAGCTGGCTATGTAGCGGATACAACATCAGTTCTTCATGATGTTGAGAACGAAGAGAAGGGAATGGCATTACAAGTCCACAGTGAGAAGCTAGCTGTAGCTTTTGGAATTCTAAACTCAGTTCCCGGTGCAACAATCCAGGTGATAAAGAATCTTAGAATTTGTATGGATTGTCATACAACAATACGATTAATCTCGAAGATTGTTGAACGGGAGATTGTGGTAAGAGATTCCAAAAGATTTCACCATTTTAGAAATGGTTTATGTTCATGTGGGGACTATTGGTGA
- the LOC113752263 gene encoding tricalbin-3-like, which yields MALVDVAVGGGVDGRLSHHNLRAKDVVSPAAKGTRTIVLKRLSDENELKDSSASSSRNVISSISTSSSSSNNFVGFEEDPLVDKLRTQLGVIHPLPSPPINRHIVGLFVFFFFVGVAFDKLWTSRKRNNSSRNGGKLGGDMWRSSVQVPTSLSTFLEKDLQRKESVEWVNMVLGKLWKVYRGGFENWIIGLLQPVIDNLKKPDYVQRVEIKQFSLGDEPLSVRSVERRTSRRVNDLQYQVGLRYTGGARMLLLLSLNFSLVPISVPVGIRDFDIDGELWVKLRLIPTVPWVGAVSWAFVSLPKIKFELSPFRLFNLMAIPVLSMFLRKLLTEDLPKLFVRPRKIVLDFETGKAVGPVPNDIKSGEVQEGNKDFAGELSVTLVDARKLSYFFYGKTDPYVIIYLGDQVIRSKKNSQTTVIGPPGEPIWNQDFHLLVENPRKQKLYIEVKDSLGFADLTIGTAEVDLGSLEDTIPKDRILVLRGGWRQFGRGSAGELLVRLTYKAYVEDEEDERTEAKLKDGDALDDDISDIDELDAMYEQNGLDSSSATDKESFMDVLAALIVSEEFQGIVASENGFNKSFDNSKNGSSSRLAGTTIGSVRPNSDSGSRSSGGSALLWLAAVTSVAVLIAINVGGSGFFNP from the exons ATGGCACTGGTGGATGTGGCGGTCGGCGGTGGAGTTGATGGTAGACTGAG tCATCATAATTTGAGGGCTAAAGATGTCGTGAGTCCAGCAGCAAAAGGGACTAGAACCATTGTACTGAAAAGATTGTCTGATGAGAATGAATTGAAGGATTCTTCAGCGTCTTCATCTAGAAATGTTATTAGTAGCATAAGtactagtagtagtagtagtaacaATTTTGTCGGGTTTGAGGAAGACCCTCTTGTAGATAAGTTGAGGACTCAATTGGGAGTAATTCATCCACTTCCATCACCGCCGATAAATCGGCATATTGTGGGGTTATTTgtgttctttttctttgtagGAGTAGCGTTTGATAAATTGTGGACTTCAAGAAAGAGGAATAATAGTAGTAGAAATGGTGGTAAGTTGGGTGGGGATATGTGGAGGTCATCAGTGCAGGTGCCAACAAGCCTTTCGACGTTTTTGGAAAAGGATTTGCAGAGGAAAGAATCAGTTGAGTGGGTAAATATGGTGTTAGGGAAGTTGTGGAAGGTTTATAGAGGTGGGTTTGAGAATTGGATCATTGGTTTGTTGCAACCTGTTATTGATAATCTGAAAAAGCCTGACTACGTTCAGAGGGTTGAGATAAAGCAGTTCTCCCTCGGGGATGAGCCATTGTCTGTTAGGAGTGTTGAAAGGAGGACTTCGCGCCGTGTCAATGATTTGCA GTACCAGGTTGGACTTCGTTACACTGGTGGTGCTCGTATGCTGTTATTACTATCACTGAATTTCAGCCTTGTTCCCATTTCTGTGCCTGTTGGTATTCGGGATTTTGACATTGATGGGGAACTGTGGGTGAAACTGAGATTAATACCAACAGTGCCCTGGGTGGGAGCAGTTTCTTGGGCATTTGTTTCTCttccaaagataaaatttgaaCTATCACCATTTCGCTTGTTCAATCTGATGG CCATTCCTGTCCTCTCCAT GTTTCTGAGAAAACTTCTTACTGAGGATCTACCCAAGCTATTTGTTCGTCCAAGGAAGATCGTTTTGGATTTTGAGACAGGGAAAGCAGTTGGCCCTGTTCCAAATGATATCAAGTCTGGAGAAGTTCAAGAAGGAAATAAGGACTTTGCAGGAGAATTATCAGTGACTCTTGTAGATGCAAGaaaactttcatattttttctatG GCAAAACAGATCCATATGTTATAATATACCTAGGTGATCAAGTGATACGCAGTAAAAAGAACAGTCAAACTACAGTCATTGGACCTCCTGGTGAACCTATATGGAATCAG GATTTTCACTTGCTAGTTGAGAACCCTAGGAAACAGAAGTTATACATTGAAGTAAAGGATTCCCTTGGTTTTGCTGATCTCACAATCGGTACAGCAGAG GTTGATCTTGGATCTCTAGAAGATACTATACCTAAAGATAGAATTTTGGTCCTCCGAGGTGGATGGAGACAGTTTGGAAGGGGATCTGCTGGCGAACTCCTTGTGAGGTTAACCTATAAAGCATATGTTgaggatgaagaagatgaaagaacTGAGGCTAAGTTAAAGGATGGAGATGCTTTGGATGATGATATATCTGACATTGATGAACTAGATGCTATGTATGAGCAGAATGGACTGGATTCATCAAGCGCAACTGATAAAGAATCATTTATGGATGTTTTAGCAGCGTTAATTGTCAGCGAAGAATTTCAAGGGATAGTTGCATCTGAAAATGGATTTAATAAATCTTTTGATAATTCAAAAAATGGATCCAGCTCTAGATTGGCAGGGACTACAATTGGTTCTGTTCGCCCAAATTCTGATAGTGGTTCTAGAAGCTCTGGAG GATCAGCTTTACTTTGGTTAGCTGCTGTTACGAGTGTTGCTGTCCTAATTGCTATCAATGTGGGTGGTTCGGGCTTTTTCAATCCTTGA
- the LOC113751456 gene encoding pentatricopeptide repeat-containing protein At1g09900-like, with protein MRFNFCRNLKFRLREYHSSYGVIFCNRPSCNGRDFVSRSPFGNCGVAAFYSSENTNLDLHLNPEKDSGKYVREGDSHGTRNGYSRVQEMGWKEGCGFGKSSLNAEENGERSCRFDEFEVEGSDEDAENDVDGDGVDNFRILDSYTGNRSQKEDVSRRVMDDVEDELRHPLVKEVCRLIERRSEWGPRLERQLRTLLRSLKPLQVCAVLKCQSDERAALQFFYWADRQWRYRHHPIVYYGMLEVLSKTKLCQGAKRILSLMRKRKIERRTEAFGYVMVSFSRAGHLRKAMQILNVMQKAGIEPDLSICNTAIYVLVKGKKMEKALIFLKRMQVVGITPNVVTYNCLIKGYCDMHRLAQALQLIAEMPSQGCSPDKVSYCTVMAHLCKEKRVDEVKGLMEKMWKDSKLVPDQVTYRTLIYMLSKHGHADDALKFLREAEEKGFHIDKFGYSAVINSFSQDGRMDKAKELLNEMFAKGCDPDVVTYTAVVNGFCQGGEIDQAKKLLQQMHRHGFKPNTVSYTALLHGLCKNGKSSEAKEVMNMSEEEWWTPNAVTYGVLMHGFRREGKLLEACDVVREMIRKGFLPNPVEINMLIQSLFQAGKTNEAKKFMEDCLHKGCAVNVVNFSTVIHGFCQKDDLDAALSVLDDMYLNNKHPDAITYTTLIDALGRNGRIDEAIELAKKMLHRGLLPTPVTYRAIIHRFCQHGRVDELLKLLEKMLKRQKCKTVYNQVIEKLCSFGNLDQAYKLLGNILRTASNIDARTCNILLESYLKKGDSLSSYKVACQMFKRNLIPDLKLCEKVSKRLLLEGKTDEADKLMLQFVERGCISPHCH; from the coding sequence ATGCGCTTCAATTTCTGTAGAAATTTGAAGTTTCGTTTGCGAGAATATCATagtagttatggtgtaattttttGTAATAGACCAAGTTGTAATGGCAGAGATTTTGTTTCCAGAAGCCCTTTTGGAAATTGTGGAGTTGCTGCATTTTATTCATCAGAAAACACTAATCTTGATCTACATTTGAACCCTGAGAAAGATTCTGGGAAATATGTCAGAGAAGGTGATAGTCATGGTACTAGAAATGGGTATTCTAGAGTTCAAGAAATGGGCTGGAAAGAGGGTTGTGGGTTCGGGAAGAGTAGCTTAAATGCAGAGGAGAATGGAGAAAGAAGTTGTCGATTTGATGAGTTTGAGGTTGAGGGTTCGGACGAGGACGCGGAAAATGATGTTGATGGTGATGGGGTGGATAATTTTCGGATTTTGGATTCGTATACTGGAAATAGAAGTCAGAAGGAAGATGTTTCGAGGAGAGTTATGGATGATGTGGAAGATGAATTAAGACACCCTCTAGTGAAAGAAGTATGTAGGTTAATTGAACGTAGGTCAGAATGGGGTCCGAGGTTAGAGAGGCAGTTGAGGACGTTGTTGAGAAGTTTGAAGCCACTGCAAGTTTGCGCTGTACTAAAGTGTCAGTCTGATGAACGTGCTGCTTTGCAGTTCTTCTACTGGGCTGATAGGCAATGGCGATATCGGCATCACCCGATTGTTTATTATGGAATGCTGGAAGTTCTTAGTAAGACCAAGTTGTGTCAGGGGGCTAAGAGGATTCTGAGTCTTATGAGGAAGAGGAAGATTGAGAGGCGGACAGAGGCATTTGGCTATGTTATGGTTTCATTCAGTCGAGCAGGACATTTGAGGAAAGCAATGCAGATATTGAATGTGATGCAGAAAGCAGGGATTGAACCTGATTTGTCTATCTGTAACACTGCAATTTATGTTCTGGTGAAggggaagaaaatggaaaaggctttgatatttttgaaaagaaTGCAAGTTGTTGGGATTACACCAAATGTTGTTACatataattgtttaattaaggGTTACTGTGATATGCATCGTCTTGCACAAGCATTACAGCTGATTGCTGAAATGCCGTCTCAAGGTTGTTCCCCTGATAAAGTTAGTTACTGTACTGTAATGGCACATCTATGCAAGGAGAAGAGGGTTGATGAAGTAAAGGGTTTGATGGAGAAGATGTGGAAGGATAGCAAATTGGTTCCAGATCAAGTAACTTATAGGACCCTTATTTATATGCTTTCCAAGCATGGACATGCAGATGATGCATTGAAATTTCTCAGGGAAGCAGAAGAAAAAGGATTCCATATTGATAAATTTGGATATAGTGCAGTTATTAATTCTTTCTCCCAAGATGGGAGGATGGATAAGGCAAAAGAACTTCTAAATGAAATGTTTGCAAAGGGGTGTGACCCTGATGTGGTGACTTACACTGCTGTTGTGAATGGATTTTGTCAAGGAGGAGAGATTGACCAAGCCAAAAAGTTGCTCCAACAGATGCATAGACATGGTTTTAAGCCGAATACAGTATCATACACAGCATTGTTACATGGGCTTTGCAAAAATGGAAAGTCATCAGAAGCCAAAGAGGTGATGAACATGAGTGAGGAGGAATGGTGGACACCCAATGCAGTTACATATGGTGTCCTGATGCATGGGTTCCGCAGGGAAGGGAAGTTGTTGGAGGCCTGTGATGTGGTTAGGGAAATGATAAGAAAGGGCTTTTTGCCAAATCCAGTCGAAATTAATATGCTGATTCAGTCTCTTTTCCAAGCAGGCAAAACCAATGAAGCCAAGAAATTCATGGAGGACTGTCTCCACAAAGGATGTGCTGTTAATGTGGTAAATTTTTCTACTGTAATTCATGGATTCTGTCAGAAGGATGATTTGGATGCTGCTCTCTCAGTCCTTGATGACATGTACCTGAATAACAAACACCCAGATGCAATAACATACACTACTTTAATTGATGCACTGGGAAGGAATGGTAGGATAGATGAGGCAATTGAACTTGCAAAGAAAATGCTTCATAGGGGCCTGCTTCCTACTCCAGTAACATACCGTGCAATCATCCACAGGTTCTGTCAGCATGGTAGGGTGGATGAATTGTTGAAGTTATTAGAGAAAATGCTAAAAAGGCAGAAGTGCAAAACAGTGTATAATCAGGTTATTGAAAAACTTTGTAGCTTTGGAAACCTTGATCAGGCTTATAAGCTCTTGGGGAATATCCTAAGGACTGCTTCAAATATTGATGCCCGTACTTGCAACATCCTTCTGGAGAGTTACTTGAAGAAAGGGGATTCTTTGTCATCTTATAAAGTGGCTTGCCAAATGTTCAAGCGGAATCTTATACCTGATCTCAAGTTATGTGAGAAAGTGAGCAAGAGATTGTTGTTAGAAGGAAAAACAGATGAGGCAGATAAGCTTATGCTGCAGTTTGTTGAACGCGGGTGCATTTCACCTCACTGCCATTa